Proteins co-encoded in one Pseudarthrobacter chlorophenolicus A6 genomic window:
- a CDS encoding YveK family protein, which translates to MDPLTVLTTLWRHKWVALPVVLLTIGACVYVYLFAPRSYEATVSYALTAPDVPSNLELERDPDLAKLNSDNPYLRSNDSSLLAQVVITKLSDPAYVDQLKEAGLATDFKIAPVSSIGMGLVTVTATADSETEAVATAKLVGEQFTSTLYSVQKVNKADDRYLYSPILVRGPGPAKELFSSRLRSLIMVGIAGSVLLFGAVSLARAGTVRRDGKQNSVAPFPKEAPYVPSVNISIETPEDIPAPETIPVPRRTGRRASTTAPPAVTADLEYRNVSMATAASEQDENDTKHFVAAGEKARAR; encoded by the coding sequence ATGGACCCGCTGACAGTCTTGACCACCCTTTGGCGGCACAAGTGGGTGGCCCTGCCCGTAGTACTGCTGACAATCGGCGCCTGCGTCTATGTCTATCTCTTCGCACCCCGATCCTACGAGGCAACGGTGTCATACGCCCTGACGGCACCCGATGTCCCCTCAAATCTGGAACTTGAGAGGGACCCGGATCTTGCCAAATTGAATTCTGATAACCCGTACCTGCGCAGTAACGACAGTTCCCTCCTTGCACAGGTTGTTATCACCAAACTCTCCGATCCGGCATACGTCGATCAACTTAAAGAGGCGGGCTTGGCCACTGACTTCAAGATCGCACCTGTTTCAAGCATTGGTATGGGCTTGGTGACGGTAACAGCAACCGCGGATTCCGAGACCGAGGCCGTGGCCACAGCAAAGCTCGTTGGCGAGCAATTCACATCTACCCTCTACTCGGTACAGAAGGTCAATAAGGCTGATGACCGCTATCTGTACTCGCCCATCCTGGTCCGCGGCCCCGGTCCGGCCAAAGAGCTTTTCTCAAGCCGCTTGAGGTCGTTGATCATGGTTGGAATTGCCGGAAGTGTATTGCTCTTTGGTGCCGTGTCGCTAGCGCGGGCCGGAACCGTACGGCGTGACGGAAAGCAGAACAGCGTCGCCCCCTTTCCGAAAGAGGCGCCTTATGTCCCTTCGGTGAATATTTCGATAGAGACCCCCGAAGATATCCCTGCGCCAGAGACAATCCCTGTACCAAGAAGGACCGGACGGCGCGCGAGCACAACGGCACCGCCTGCCGTAACGGCCGATTTGGAATACAGGAATGTCAGTATGGCGACTGCTGCATCAGAACAGGATGAGAACGATACAAAGCATTTCGTGGCAGCCGGCGAAAAGGCCCGCGCCCGATAA
- a CDS encoding WecB/TagA/CpsF family glycosyltransferase encodes MSSSLRALVQPAAWLDGTTSRHPAGDVNAKSGAPLQLSADNAWVTLGGSPVRLLDFEEAVELIMQRSRPGRTPLAVASANLDHLQHFGAGARWAGILERQDTPEWLSLLDGAPLVRHVQGMTGRTWPRLSGSDLIGPILDRAELAGIRVGFLGGSEEVHTQVRSRLATSHPRLVISGFWSPARSELADHVASSSLATRIAATDTDILVVCLGKPRQELWIAEYGYQTGANVMLAFGAAVDFLGGRVRRAPAVAQNVGMEWAWRLALEPRRLANRYLVQGPEAYLRLLSVSSFGRESFAPRQQPQDYASKDLTDEGFSPLTSETDVAVIIVTYNNERDIPLLLKSLQGESREQSIKVIVADNSPGPSTLAALEGFSDVHAIATGGNLGYAAAINLAMQEIGAARSFLVLNPDLQVEPGAIRAMRHRMAISGAGVVVPLLKDDNGTVYPSLRREPTVTRAIGDAVMGSKLSGRPAWLSEMDFDNESYMHAHKVDWATGAALLIHRDVAQLVGDWDEDYFLYSEETDFMHRVRQAGWEIWFESQAVMSHSRGGSGTSLALNALMAINRIKYIRKFHTRPYSRAFRSAVILSALLRVPVTPGIGVLAAVLREGSWGELPHAEIYPEGVRVPAAIPTGTVIIPAHNEASVLRRTLDGLVPAMVGGTVEVIVACNGCTDDTASIARSYKDARVIEVEEASKTAALNAGDQVATRWPRMYLDADIELPLEALCATLELLGEGGAILCARPAYRYDFSGASWPVRAFYRARNRLPKPAESIWGAGVYAISRKGKARLPEFPSVAADDCLVDRLYSDKEKAVVQCAPATVRTPRTTGSLLKTLGRNYRSNVILRDVPGSHTMQTLRDLVGSVSGPRSAVEAGVYAAFALAGRLHARRWVGLESAAWESDESSRL; translated from the coding sequence ATGTCTTCTTCACTTCGCGCACTTGTGCAGCCGGCAGCTTGGTTGGATGGGACGACCTCCCGGCATCCTGCCGGAGACGTCAACGCCAAGTCTGGCGCGCCCCTCCAGCTTTCCGCGGACAACGCTTGGGTCACATTGGGTGGTTCTCCAGTTCGGCTCCTGGATTTTGAGGAGGCAGTCGAACTGATCATGCAGCGATCACGGCCTGGACGTACGCCGCTGGCCGTGGCCTCCGCGAACCTTGACCACCTCCAGCATTTCGGCGCAGGTGCCCGTTGGGCCGGGATCCTTGAACGGCAAGATACGCCCGAATGGCTGTCGTTGCTGGACGGAGCTCCTTTGGTCCGTCACGTACAAGGGATGACGGGTCGAACGTGGCCACGACTCTCGGGCAGTGACCTGATTGGGCCAATATTGGACCGCGCGGAGCTGGCCGGCATCCGGGTGGGCTTCCTGGGCGGATCCGAGGAAGTTCACACACAGGTACGGTCAAGGTTGGCCACGAGCCATCCAAGGCTCGTGATTTCGGGCTTTTGGTCGCCGGCCCGAAGCGAGCTGGCCGACCACGTGGCTTCCTCGTCCCTTGCCACCCGGATCGCTGCCACCGACACAGACATACTGGTTGTGTGCCTGGGAAAGCCGCGTCAGGAACTGTGGATCGCAGAGTACGGATACCAGACTGGAGCCAACGTGATGTTGGCCTTCGGCGCCGCAGTGGATTTCCTGGGGGGACGTGTCCGGCGCGCACCGGCGGTCGCCCAGAACGTAGGCATGGAATGGGCCTGGCGCTTGGCTTTGGAACCTCGGCGCTTGGCCAATCGGTACCTGGTTCAGGGGCCGGAGGCTTATCTCAGGTTGCTGTCAGTCAGTTCCTTTGGCCGAGAAAGCTTTGCGCCTCGACAACAGCCGCAGGATTACGCCAGTAAAGACCTGACTGACGAAGGGTTTTCACCTCTGACGTCGGAAACGGATGTCGCGGTCATCATCGTCACTTACAACAATGAACGGGATATTCCGCTGCTTCTCAAAAGCCTACAAGGGGAGTCACGGGAGCAATCCATCAAAGTCATAGTCGCAGATAACTCCCCGGGTCCCTCCACACTCGCAGCCCTGGAAGGATTTTCAGACGTGCATGCGATTGCGACCGGCGGAAATTTGGGCTATGCCGCTGCCATTAATTTAGCCATGCAGGAAATTGGTGCTGCCCGTTCCTTCCTGGTTCTGAATCCGGATCTACAGGTCGAACCGGGCGCCATACGCGCAATGCGTCATCGGATGGCGATCTCGGGAGCCGGGGTTGTGGTGCCGCTCCTCAAAGACGACAATGGCACTGTTTACCCCTCGCTGCGCCGCGAACCCACCGTGACAAGGGCAATTGGCGACGCGGTCATGGGTAGCAAGCTCTCCGGAAGGCCCGCCTGGCTCTCTGAAATGGACTTCGACAACGAAAGCTATATGCACGCCCATAAAGTGGACTGGGCCACGGGAGCAGCACTCCTCATTCATCGCGACGTTGCACAACTAGTGGGTGATTGGGACGAGGACTATTTTCTCTACTCGGAAGAAACTGACTTCATGCATCGGGTCCGCCAGGCAGGATGGGAGATATGGTTCGAGTCCCAAGCAGTGATGAGCCATTCCAGAGGTGGCTCGGGAACATCACTTGCCTTAAACGCCTTAATGGCGATCAACCGGATCAAGTACATTCGCAAGTTCCACACCCGACCGTACTCGCGAGCATTTCGAAGCGCTGTTATCCTCTCGGCTCTGCTGCGGGTGCCTGTGACCCCTGGAATCGGAGTCCTCGCGGCGGTGCTTCGTGAAGGATCGTGGGGTGAATTGCCTCATGCCGAGATCTATCCTGAAGGGGTACGTGTCCCCGCCGCGATACCGACGGGCACAGTTATCATCCCAGCCCACAACGAGGCCAGCGTGCTCCGACGGACACTGGACGGTCTTGTCCCGGCCATGGTGGGAGGTACGGTGGAAGTCATCGTTGCCTGCAATGGTTGCACCGACGATACTGCATCTATTGCACGATCCTACAAGGACGCCAGGGTGATTGAAGTTGAGGAAGCCTCCAAGACCGCAGCCCTGAATGCCGGAGATCAGGTGGCAACCCGCTGGCCGCGGATGTATCTTGATGCCGACATTGAGCTTCCTTTGGAAGCGTTGTGTGCCACCCTGGAGCTTCTGGGTGAGGGCGGAGCCATTCTTTGCGCTCGTCCGGCCTACCGCTATGACTTTAGCGGTGCTTCGTGGCCCGTCCGGGCGTTCTACAGGGCACGGAACCGTCTTCCGAAGCCAGCTGAATCCATATGGGGAGCGGGCGTGTATGCAATCAGCAGGAAAGGGAAGGCGCGGCTCCCCGAATTCCCCTCGGTAGCTGCCGATGACTGCTTGGTTGACCGGCTCTATAGTGACAAGGAAAAGGCAGTTGTGCAGTGCGCGCCCGCGACGGTTCGAACACCCCGCACAACCGGGAGTCTTTTGAAGACGTTAGGCAGGAACTATCGCAGCAATGTCATCTTGCGCGATGTTCCGGGGTCCCACACTATGCAGACACTCAGGGACTTAGTCGGTTCAGTAAGCGGTCCGAGATCCGCGGTGGAAGCTGGCGTTTACGCTGCTTTTGCCTTGGCAGGCCGGCTTCACGCCCGCCGGTGGGTGGGTCTCGAATCAGCAGCGTGGGAGAGCGACGAGTCAAGCAGGCTGTAA